DNA from Mycobacterium bourgelatii:
TCGGGCACCGGCAACACCGGCTTCTTCAATTCGGGCACCAACAACTCCGGCCTGTTCAACTCGGGCACCCAAAACGTTGGCATCGGCAACTCGGGCACCGACAACTGGGGCATCGGCAACACCGGTCTCACCAGTACGGGCTTGTTCAACGCCGGCAACGTCAACACAGGTTTGTTCAACGCCGGCAACATCAACACCGGCATTGCCAACACTGGCGATTACAACTCCGGCAGCTTCAACGCGGGCAGCTTCAACACCGCCAGCTTCAACCCGGGCTTCTACAACACCGGCTGGTTCAACACGGGCAAATACAACACCGGTTTCGCCAACCACGGCAATGTCAACACCGGCGCCTTCAACTCGGGCACCTACAGCAACGGCATGTTCTGGCGCGGTGATTTCCAGGGCTTGCCGGGCGCCAACTACACGGTGAGCATTCCCGACCTTCCCATACCGCTCAACCTGCGTGTGCCGGTCTACCTCGATATCCCGATCACGGGCTCGTTCGGCGTCATCAGGGCCGAGGGTTTCACCCTGCCAGCGATCACGGCCGACGTGGAATTCTCTGGGTCCAGCGCCGCCAGGGCCGTCACTATCCGTCCAATCACACTCCCGGACTTTGTGATTGACCTCGCCCCGGTAGGTACACGTATTGGTGTCGGCGGCCTGGCAACGCCCGTCATCGACATCGGTGCCGCCCCCGGTCTGTTCCCGATCAAGCTTCCCTTCATCGACGCATCGCCGGTTCCGGGCTTCTGGAATAGAACAGATGTTCCGTCGTCGGGCTTCTTCAACAATGGTCCGGGTACCGTGTCGGGCTTCGGCAACACCGGCACCAACACGTCCGGTTTCTTCAACCTCACTTCGGGCACCTCGGGAATGTCCGGCTACAAGAACTTCGGCGACCTGACATCGGGTTTGTCCAATCTCGGCGGAAGCATCTCCGGTCTCCTCAACACGGGGACGCTGAATCTTGCGGCGCCGGACAGTATTTCGGGCTTTCAGAACATCGGCACCAGCCTCGCTGGCTTCGTCAACAACGATCCGATCACCAACCTTGGCATCGCAAACCTCGGCCTCGGAAATATCGGCGGCGGTAACGTCGGCAGCAGCAACCTCGGCTTCGGTAACGTCGGCACCTTCAATGTCTTTTCCGGAAACCTGGGCAACTACAACATCGGCTCGGGCAACTTGGGCGACAACAACTTTGGCCTGGCGAACTTCGGCAACTTCAACCACGGCTTTGCCAACAGCGGCAACAACAACCTCGGCATTGCGAATACTGGCGACAACAACATCGGCATCGGGCTCACCGGCCACAACCAGCTGGGCGTCAATATCGCTGGCGGGCTCAATTCGGGCACCGGAAACATAGGGCTGTTCAATTCGGGATCCAATAACGTCGGCGTGTTCAACTCGGGCACCGGTAACATCGGCATCGGAAATTCGGGCATCGCCAACCGGGGAATCGATAACTCGGGCAACGGAAACTGGGGCCTAGGGAATGGGGGAGCGTTCAACGCCGGCATCGGCAACGCGGGCGCGTTGAACACAGGTCTTTACAACCCCGGCTCTTCGAACACTGGCATGTTCAACACGGGCAGCACCAACACGGGCAGCTTCAACGCTGGCAACTACAACACCGGTGACTTCAACACTGGCGACGTGAACACCGGTTGGGCGAACTCGGGTGACGTCAACACCGGCGCCTTGAATGCGGGCAACTTCAACAACGGCATCTTGTGGCACGCTGACTACCAGGGCCTGTGGGGCACCCGCACCGAAATCGGCATTCCGGAATTCCCAATTCTGAACTTGGACATCGTCATCCCCGTCGATCTCCCCGTGCCCGTCGACTTGAGCTTCCTCTCCTTCCAGAAGTTCACGGTCCCGCTGCCCACGGCAAGCACACCATTTCTCCGCAACTTCAATTTCGGGCCCATCAACATTCCGATCCACGTCACGATGCCCGTCATCGAGATCACCATCGGCCAAGTCGACGGTGCGACGTCAGTTCCGATCCATGTCCACAGCAGCGTGGGCCCCGTCAGGGTGCTGCTGCTGGATATCCCAGCCACCCCGGGCTTCGGAAACTCGACCACCACCCCCTCGTCAGGCTTCTTCAATTCCGGTCCCGGCAGTTCGTCCGGCTTCGGCAACTTCGGACACAACTCAGGCTTCTGGAACACCCTGTCGGGCGGCGCCGGAAACTCTGGAATGCAGAACTACGGCTCGATGGAATCGGGCTGGACGAATCTTGGTCGGACCGGTTCGGCCATCGTCCACTCCGCGACAAACCTTGCGACACTGACCAATTTCTCCCGCTTGTTCAATGTCGGCACCTACCTGCCCAGCATCTTCAACGCCGCCAAAGGCGCCGTGTCACGGATCGGAAACCTCTTTGGCTAAGGCGCAAGATGGATGCGAGCAATCGTCGAATTGACAGCTCCGAACCTCGTGATGCCTCGTGATGCCCAAGCACTGCCGTCGAGTCTAGGGGCCGGATACTTCCAATTTTTACGACACCGTTGATTTGTGGCTGATCACTGGTCAGACTCATTCGTGGTTCTCTCCCTGAACACGGTGCTCGGAGGTGCGGAATGTCGTTTGTCAGTGTGGCGCCCGAGTTGGTGGCGACAGCGGCTTCGGATTTGGCGCGTATCGGTTCGTCGATCAGTACGGCCAATGCGGCGGCGGCGAGTTCAACCACGATGCTGCTTGCCGCTGCCGAGGATGAGGTGTCGGCGGCGATCGCGGCGTTCTTGGCCGAGCACGGGCAGGCTTATCAGACGGTCAGCGCCCAGGCTGCGGCGGTCCATCAGCGGTTTGTGCAAGCCATCACTGCGGGGACGGGTGCCTATGCGGTCGCCGAGGCGGCCAGTGCCTCCCCATTGCAGCTCCTTGAGGAAAGTGTCTTGGGTGTGATCAATGCGCCCTTCAAGACTTTGTTGGGGCGCCCGCTGATCGGTCACGGCACCGATGGGGCTCCCGGGACCGGTCAGGCCGGGGGACCGGGCGGAATCTTGTGGGGCAACGGCGGTAACGGTGGATCGGGGGCACCGGGACAAAACGGCGGAGCCGGCGGAGCGGCGGGATTGTTCGGCCATGGCGGTGCTGGTGGGGCGGGCGGCACCGGACTTACCGGTACGTCGACTTCCGTCCCGGGGCAGACCGGGGGAGTTGGTGGAGCCGGTGGAGCGGGCGGGGTTGGGGGCCGCGGCGGGCTGATCTACGGCAATGGTGGGGCAGGCGGTGCCGGCGGGCTCGGAGGTACGGGCGGGGTCGGGGGCCCGGCAGACGGCTCCGGCTTCTTCGGTGCCGGCGGCCCTGGCGGCACCGGCGGCCTCGGTGGCGCGGGTGGTGCCCCCGGGCTCCTTGGAATCGCTGGTCAGACTGGCTTCACCGGAGCCGACGGCCTGCCCGGCGGATTTCGCCTCGGTCCCATCGTCAATAACACCGGCCTCAGCGACACGGAGGTCTACCTGACCCTTCTCGGCCAGACCACACCCGGTCATTGGTCCTGGGTCGACCAGAACGGTGTCGCCCACGCGATCGACCACAGCGCCGCCAACGCCCCCGACCACCTCACCCACAACGGAGTGAACTACGCCAATATGTCGTTCACTCTCGCCGACGCCACGAATCTCTCGATACCGTCCGAATTTCAAGGCGCCCGAATATTTGTGTCGCTGAAGAACCCGCTCTATATCGGCATTGCGCCCGACAACTCGGGCTGGGCAGGTCTTGAGCCCTTCAACCCAGTCGATCCGAACTACAACACGGTCTACGACTGGTACGAGATGACCTACAAGTACGGCCAAGTCCACTTCGGTGGCAACACCACGCAGGTGGACCAGTTCGGGTTGCCGTTCACATTCACGCTGGCGCAGCAGTCCACCGGCTTTGCCGACACCCGCGGCATTACTTTGTCGCGCGCCGACGTGTTCCAGCAGTACGCGGCCACACTCCCGTCCGAGTTCCAGGCACTGATGCTCAGCGACAGCAACGGCGAACTGCTGAGGATTGTGGCGCCGCGGACCGCCCAGCCCGGTGGCCTGGCCACCTGGCTGGATCAACCGATCGACCAATTCTGGACGCACTATCAGGCCAACCAATTCCTGTACAACGGCCCCGGGTACACGGTGACTGGCGGCGTCGACTCCAACACCCACCAGTTTGTCTACACCGTGACCCCCGACGGGGGCACTGGCTCGACATTCACGATGGCCAAGCCCACTACGGCACAAACCTTTGCCGCCGATGGCCCATTCGTCGGCTCGGATACCCAGGGGGCTTTCCTCGCCGAACTCAACGCGGCGTTCAACCGCGGTGTGGCGCTCACACCCGATCAATGGGCCGACGTCGCCGCCTACTATCCGACGGGCGGGCGATGGAACAACTGGGCGCAGTTCTTCCACACCATCAACATCGACAACCTCGCCTATGGGTTCCCCTATGACGACGTGAACAGCCAGAGTTCGGTGCTGATCCTCAGCAACTCTCAACCGCCGACTCAGCTGTCGTTTGTTCTTGGCTGATGCGCGCCAGCGATGGCTGGCCCGTCCCTCTGCCGGCCACGACACCACGGCATCGAGTGCGCTGACGCCCTTGGGCCGTGTCGCGATCCCGGCTACGGCCCGAGCGGCCCATCGGCCCAGGGTTCCTAACGCGAGTCCGGTGCTGCCTCCGGCACCGCCGGGCCGGACACAGGGGGTTGGAATCCGGCGAATTCATCCGTCCAGAGGACATCAAGCGGTAGACCTGTACCTGTGAAGATCGACGGGGCCGTAGCGGTGGTGACAGGAGCAGGTTCGGGCATTGGCAGGTCCATTGCGGCCGCGCTGGCATCGGCCGGTGCCTCCGTAGTGGCCGGCGACATTGACGCCGGTTCGGCCGCCGAGACGGCTGCGATGATCGGGGGCGTCGCGGCGGAGGCGGACGCCGCGAGCACGGACGGCATCGCGACTCTGCTCGACACCGCGCGCCGTTCGTTCGGCCCGGTAGATATCTACGTCGCCAATGCCGGTATCAGCGGCCAGTTCGGCCTCGGCGACGACGAAGCCGCCTGGGACCAAATCATCGACATCAACGTGCGCGCCCACGTCCGCGCGGCCAAAGCTGTTGTGCCGGAATGGCTTGAGCGTTCCGGCGGACATTTCGTCGCCGTCGCCTCGGCGGCCGGCCTGCTGACCCAGCTCAGTGCAGCGCCCTATAGCGTGACCAAGCACGCAGCCGTCGGTTTCGCCGAGTGGTTGGCTATCAACTACGGCGACGAGGGAATCGGTGTGAGTTGCGTGTGTCCGATGGGAGTGGACACCCCGATGCTGCGCGGCATGTCCGACTCACCGGACGCGCAGATGCGGATGGCTGCCGCCGCCGTCACCAGCGCCGGCCCGGTGATCGGCCCGGACGCCGTCGCCGCCCTCGTGGTCCAAGCCATCGTCGACGGTACGTTCTTGGTGCTGCCGCACCCTGAGGTGCTGAACATGTATCGGCAGAAGGGAGCCGATTACGATCGGTGGATCGCCGGGATGCGCCGCTATCAACGCACCCTGGGGTAGCGGTCCACGGGCGGGCTCCGCAGATCAGGCGTCGGACTCGCCGCCGCCGACACTACTGGCAGAGCTCAAAGGTATTCCGGTGCAATACTTCTCAGGCAAGAGTGTCCGGCGCCGCGCACGGCGTCCAAGTTCCGCCAACCGAACTCGAACCCGACACCAGAGGTCATTCCGTTCTCTAGGTGGCAGGAGGAGCCGCGGTGAAAGGGACTTCTACGCCACGTTGAAATGACAGAGCCGCACTCTGGATTACCAACGCGGCAGCCAATATGCCTATCCATAACCAGGCCTCGCCCGGGGAGATATGCACGGCGGGATTCGCATATCCCAAAAGTGCGACCGAGCGCATGATCACGGCGACGGCTACGGCGATCGTCGTGTACGGCACGAACGTCTGGATGCGTTGTGCCACAAGGCCGACAGGCATTTCCGAACGCCGCCTCTTTCTCCCCAGCGCCCAAAGGACTGCGCACGCGATCGTGATCCCCACCGGTACGGGAACCGCGAGGTGATTGGCCTGGTCCCACAGCGGTTGAAGCGGCTGCCGCGTCTCAGAATTGCCCAGCGCGAGTGCAAGATGCCCGAGCGTCTGTTGAACAAACGACACGGTAAGCGCGGGGGCGAGCACCACCAGGATGAAGACGCAGTGCTTGGCGAGTGTCCCTGAGGTACCCGAAAAGAACTGCACCACGGCATAAAGCAAC
Protein-coding regions in this window:
- a CDS encoding glycoside hydrolase family 64 protein; this translates as MSFVSVAPELVATAASDLARIGSSISTANAAAASSTTMLLAAAEDEVSAAIAAFLAEHGQAYQTVSAQAAAVHQRFVQAITAGTGAYAVAEAASASPLQLLEESVLGVINAPFKTLLGRPLIGHGTDGAPGTGQAGGPGGILWGNGGNGGSGAPGQNGGAGGAAGLFGHGGAGGAGGTGLTGTSTSVPGQTGGVGGAGGAGGVGGRGGLIYGNGGAGGAGGLGGTGGVGGPADGSGFFGAGGPGGTGGLGGAGGAPGLLGIAGQTGFTGADGLPGGFRLGPIVNNTGLSDTEVYLTLLGQTTPGHWSWVDQNGVAHAIDHSAANAPDHLTHNGVNYANMSFTLADATNLSIPSEFQGARIFVSLKNPLYIGIAPDNSGWAGLEPFNPVDPNYNTVYDWYEMTYKYGQVHFGGNTTQVDQFGLPFTFTLAQQSTGFADTRGITLSRADVFQQYAATLPSEFQALMLSDSNGELLRIVAPRTAQPGGLATWLDQPIDQFWTHYQANQFLYNGPGYTVTGGVDSNTHQFVYTVTPDGGTGSTFTMAKPTTAQTFAADGPFVGSDTQGAFLAELNAAFNRGVALTPDQWADVAAYYPTGGRWNNWAQFFHTINIDNLAYGFPYDDVNSQSSVLILSNSQPPTQLSFVLG
- a CDS encoding SDR family oxidoreductase, giving the protein MKIDGAVAVVTGAGSGIGRSIAAALASAGASVVAGDIDAGSAAETAAMIGGVAAEADAASTDGIATLLDTARRSFGPVDIYVANAGISGQFGLGDDEAAWDQIIDINVRAHVRAAKAVVPEWLERSGGHFVAVASAAGLLTQLSAAPYSVTKHAAVGFAEWLAINYGDEGIGVSCVCPMGVDTPMLRGMSDSPDAQMRMAAAAVTSAGPVIGPDAVAALVVQAIVDGTFLVLPHPEVLNMYRQKGADYDRWIAGMRRYQRTLG